taatttcaaactGTACATTCGACAGGTatcaaatatgacaaaaaagacTTTCCATGAGAAGACAAGCGCTGATGCTGCAGGTTaatgaagaaaatgtatttactattaaaatgtacattaaaaagggaaatattatttacatgaaCATTTCAGCAGGTCCAAAATAATTCATGTTAACGTAGAGAATACGGTTGTTGTTTTATGTAGCAATAATGTGCATTCTTATGAAAAACTGTATGTAGGTGCGTTGAATGCCAACCCCAAGCTCCCGAGTCGTAATAAGTCGAAGGTGGAAGTGGTTGTGCAAGTACTCCATTACTACTAGCCAACACCTCAGAGAGGGGACATTACGTTAAAAGCAACATGCTGCATCGTTACTTAGCCATTTCTAATACAAAATAGTAACCACTGGCACTACATTTGACTTCATATGAAAAGTAATGTTATTTGCATAACATTTGCATTATACAGTGTGTAGGTGGGCTTCTTCTCTACTGCTGTGAAGGCGCCAAAAGGTGCTTTGAAGTAGCATTTATGCTATAAGATGAGGGTGTATCTACAAAGCAAGCACAATCAATAAACAATATTGCTTCCCGTGACGATTCATATATCAGCcagtgtacatattttaatacagCTAATATGGTGCATTAGAGGTGGACATTATGACCAAAACCTTATTTTGTgccactttaaataaaaaaaaaaatcctttattgACAGGaagatgtattattattttgataattaacaaaaaataataacatttcgGAATACCGACAACGTTAAGAgttgaaatgcattttgtgaataataataattattttttaatttaattccttATATACGAGCGTGTACTGTTGTACtgagtgtgtatatttattatatttattataatttatttgtatatttcttatgtatatataaatacaaacatgtatgtctatttaataaaaagattgttttatatatatatatatataaaatatacacacacacatgtaggtTAAACAGTTGTTGAAggggttaaataaaataattaagatgTTGATTTGTagttgttttattgcatttttttaaagaattttcaGTCATCTTGAGGCTCTCTGATTGACAaccaaaaaaaggtaaaaagccGTCACTGGGGCCCTAATATTAgtactttaaaatgtgtatattatcaGTGTACATGAAAGGCTACAGCTACACTGAAAGCCTTGTCCCTCTGTTTTGGAGTGCTGTTTTAGATCACAGATCTCTTGCACTGCCTATGGGAGCAGGTTACGAGGAAGGGGAAGGTTTTGAATTGGTCTGACTCCCgctccgtcacacacacacacacacacacacacacgtattcaTTACCCCCGCTGTAAAAACGGCTGCATTTCCTCCCTCCAGCATCTCCTCCAGCTCTTCATCGGTTGTGGCTTTACCAGCTAGAGCGAGAAGCAGAACAAACAAAAGTCAAAAGGCAGAAAAGGGGAATAGCAGCTCAGTGTCAGTTTGACACGGTTCAACCACAAGCTTGAGAAAGAAACGTGTTTTACGCAGCGCACTGTTTGATAAGAGCCGTCTCAGTTCAGTGAGGAGCGAGTGCGCGGGTCACACTTACTGATCTCTAATTGTCTCTGAATGCGACCTTTGCTTTTCTCTCTGAAGTCCACCTGAGCTTCATTGTATTTGGTCATCACATCGACAAACTTCCTGGAAAGTACGGCGTGCTGGCAGGACAACACGAGAGCAGAGTTAATAGAgcgtgtgtatttgtgtgtgttacgTCAGAGGGATGTTGACTCACCTGTGATTTGCGTATTCTAATGTCGGCCGATACTCTTTCCACTTCTTCTGTCTCGAGATTCCTTTCGATGgctatacacacacagtgttaggttattatagttatatatatacatatatacatatatatatacacatatatatatataaataaataaataaaaaaaaaaatatatatatatatacacatatatatatacatatatatatatatatacacatatatatacatatatatatatatatatacacatatatatacatatatatatatatatatatacacatatatatacatatatatatatatatatatacatatatatatacatatatatatacatatatatatacatatatatacatatatatatatacacatatatatacatatatatatatatatatataaataaatataaaatatatatatatatatatatatatatatataaacacacacacacacacacacacacacacacacacatatatacaaatacatacatacatacatacatacacatataaacccatacacacacatacacacacacttttgatGCTAAAATAACCTCAGAGAGAGAGTAAACATTGATCTGAAGGTGGATAAATGGCTGACTTTATTCTGGGTCACATGTGTTTGAAAAGCCAAACCTAGTTCTTTGTGACCTATTTTTATTAGCTAACGAGAAAAGCACAAGGCAGGGCAGCATACGTGTAAAGACACCAGCAGGGCATGTATGCACGTAAATACTCTTACTCTTCAGTTTGTTACGGGCATTGTTGGCCATTTTCTTGATATCGTTGGTAAGCGACTCCAGATCATCCTGCGTTTCTGTTcgcagagaaaaaaacagaagttaAAGCAGGTGTATAACAATGGAGAGGTGAAAAGGAGACTGATCGCTGGTTTGTGtgggttttgttgttgttaaacaCTCCCAAAGGAATATTATATTGCTAAACGGAGTTGGGTTTCACGTACGCTATCGGTCAAAATTTGGGTTCagaatttttcattaaaagaggtctcttatgaaaaaaaaaaaaaaaaaaacagcacaacttACTGCACATCTCACATCTCCTATAactgacaacaacaaaaatacaaacaaaatgttctATAATATTTATGTCTGCCATGGGTTTAATATGATAGTTTGTataaaaactagtgctgtcaaatgattaatcgcatccaaaatgaaagttttagtttacatgAATCTGtactgtgtaatttattttcttttatatatatatatatatataaatatacacgcacacactaacgcattcatttatgttgttatttattaaatatttttagatataatacaaaatataatgtataataataatataagtatCTAAATCTATATACACATtatgatgttaaaaatatatactgtatgtgtctgtatttatatctacaaaataaataagcaaacacagtacacatacatggtatgtaaataattttttttattttggatgtgattaatcaaacCAGTGTCACTACCCAGCCCCTAgatctctttttatttattttttttatttaacatttcaaaattcaaCTTGATAACATTCAGCATTAGGCATGCTTTTATCGTGTTTCAAGTAATTTATCGTCTATGAAAATGATTGTATTAAGTAGCTTCTTCTAGTTTTCTTGCTGATATTTAGTGGCAGTTTACCAGGAAGTGAcgatttttcttctctttggcTCGTTGGATGGAAACGGTGCTTTTTCGCAAAACGTTTTATGTGATATTCGAATTTAGCgcataaattaaatttgcaaCTTTGCATAGAAACCCGGCTATAGTTTCAGGTATTACCAGTGAGCATATTAGTTCCTGTGTACTTTAAACATATAACTCAAAACACactaatcataataataataataaaaaaggtttcacgcaggttttctttgtttaatttttaagatgcattttaCGTCGATTTAGTATTTCCATCATAGCTATGTTTAGTTACTTTCATTTCCATggcttttagtttgtttctcaTCGCCTTCCTGTTTCCTTTGTCTAGCTTCCTGCCATTCATCGGTTTCGATGCACACTCATTAGTTTTCTGTTCATTGTTGGCTATCGTTTTGTACACAAACAGTAATACTAATAAGTTGTCAAGTGTTACTGTAATGCGTTAACACTACCAACATCACTACAGCAAATCAATCAAGTTCTACAGACCTCAGAGTCTATTTCATGGGCTACTACCAGACGTGAAAAACAATGCTGAACTGGGTCAAAGAGCCCACAATAAGTGCGCGTGTCTTACTCTGGTCAGATGTTGGTGCGGAAAGAATAACGGAGTAAAGTTTCTTCACTTCGGCCACATTCTCGTCAATCTTATCGATGCTGTTCCTGATGTCTTCGATCTGATACAAACAAATGAAGGTCACTTAAAAAGCTCGAAAACCACAGTGGCACGCATTCAGAATGCTGCTGAACATGCCTGGGAGAAGAACTCGTCCATAAAGGCAGCGTTGTCCACGGCGATCTCCACATCTTCATCATCGTGATCGCACGTCTGAAACATAAAACAGAAGAAGGGCTTCACGGTTCTTGTGGATTGCTGattattacactgtaaaaaaaaaataaaaatccatcaaCTGTACACTGATAAGCACCGAAAGCAGATAAGAAAGTCACGTGATGAaccaaagcatttaaatatcaacatatatagaaggtgctcgGTGTCATTTACGGGATTTCCCTGTACGTTTTACAGGAGTTTACCATTAGcgatttaacaggtttttaccggAGCATTTTCCTGTTAAAAATCcctcattttttacagtgtaccatAAATGCATTAAGTAGAGCTGGCCTAAATAGGATGGAAACGGACCACAAACGGAGGCTGTGAAGCAATATGCTGATGAGGAGATACGAAAATTTCATGTTAAAGAAATAAGGAAATAAGattagtgtttttaatgatCTCATCTTTCTATACACCCATGTATTGTTATTACGACTGGTAAGTGATTCACTAATTCACTGTCTATGCACAATGAGCACTACATTACAATTTACTACACACATTTAGAAAGAtatttaaaggggtagttcacccaaaaacataTTCTCTCATCATTTAAGTCCAAGCCTGTAcgagtttcttttttctgttgacCACAAAACCTTAAGTAGCACGCTATATTAGTAGCAACAGCCACAATTATCAAATAATTatccttatttttcttttataccaaaaattattaggaaattaagtaaaaatcatgttccattaaaatatttttgtaaattccCTACAgactttctcaatattttgattttttttgcaccctcagattcaaatgttgtcctatcctaacaaatcatacatcagtggaaatcttatttattcagctttcagattataTATCAATCTCAATCTGGAAAAATGGACACTTATGACCGGTTTTGTGTTCCAGGCTCACCTGTATGTAACCATGCAGCTGctggtagccactgacttccatacgattttatttatttattttttaccataaaAGTCAATGGGAACCAACAACCGACTGGATACTCACAcccttcaaaatatttttaaatgatgtcaAAATGATCTTTTCCTATTAAATTAGCGCTAATATTGCatatctccaaaaaaaaaaacaaatttacgGGTAGCCTAATTTCCAGGAGAGTGTATTTCTAAGCCAATGAGAATAACTGGTCAACAGAGAACTTGTTGAGGTAGTGTTGTggaaattttatttcttttgtttttttactctcGATATAAAAAAAGACTGCAAGAGAGGTTTGGACTAAAGGTAATAGCAGGCAGAGCCTAGTTATAACAACATACGACCTTCAGGGTCTGCTATACCATAAGGAGGATGGTGACCCTGGGGAGGTCAACCATACTGGGAaggtatctttaaaaaaaaggcaatcCATGATACTTTTTCCCTATCTCCGACCCATGTGTGGAAAAGTACTGCTGTTAAGAATGTTATCCTTGAGGCCAGGACCGCCCTTGTCTTCTTAGTCACACTCTGCAGCaaactgtgtgtttctgtacgACCGTCTGACATTCTTGCAAGAATAAAATCCTTAAAGATCATTTATTGAGTTTGTCTTTACCTTTAAgagctgttttttaaatttgtcaCGACAGTAGATAACTTTTTACTTCGAGCACACTAAACCGGCAGAAGTTCTACTAACTTAAACTTGAGGCAACTGTTTGCcgccatttttttatgtttgcaaaCTTAAATATCATCAGTAAGCACCAGGTGTACAGCCTAGGggtcagaaaataaaatgtcctGACATGCGTTTATTCCAAGCATGAGCAGCTGATCTCACCAGATGAGGAACCAAGCCATTCCCTTCAAGACACAAGCTAAGTCTTGAGTCAAATCGACTAACTCTTTCTGTTTATCAAGCATTCGAATGAAGGTGTTTCTCTTTGGGCtattattaaactgaaaaaaaacctttcctaTAAAACTAACACCTATGTAATGcttaaatattagaaaaaaaagaacatctgCATCGGCTCAGGCTTTTAGACATGAACACTTACCATACGATCCTAAACAGCGGTAACAATTTTTTCATACTGCAGTGCATGATGGTAGTTTTTTTACTATGGAgttacccagcatgcactgcagcatgAAGCACTTTTTGGTCACCGTTGTTGAGACTCACATGCTGCTTCTTGATGTCTTTGTAATTTAACGTAACCATAAAAGCAACTCTCCACTCGCATGCTTTATTTCCAGAAGATTGATTATTCGAAACCTAGgcgtataaatgaaataaaaagttacttTGGATGTACTGAAGCCAACGCCTTATGATTATTTCGTCATATAAAAGCAGCTAACAGCTGCTCACTACACAGCACTGATCTCAACAGGCTCTCGAGGctcaagagcccaactaaagcaCTGATCTCCATGATGGatcattttaaccaataaaacatcactGATCAGCTGATCCTCTGTCATTTTCAACAACCGCACAGGTGCTCATCACCATTTAATTAGTCACTTAATTATCTTTGAGGACTTGCTGGTTGCTGTATGATGACTGATTTCGTACAATTAGTAATTAAACTGCATGTTTTCTAATACATGCACGGATGGCCTATTCAAACAGCGCTGCAGGAGCTCGCAGTGTATTGTTAGCCAGGGTTCAAAGTCCAAAATTGCGCTAAAAGTGTTACTCGTCAGCTGCTAGgtaacatttacatgcattttggaaaaaagaaaaaagataataataataattattgttattattataattacaacagctctattcatacatttattaaaacacacataggGTTCAAATtgggatctgtaatatttttcaatgttttcaaaGAATTATCTTCTGCTCTGCAAGACCGCATTTATTCgtatagaaaataaatacatgcctgatttaaaaaaggggtctcaaaaatggccaaatttagttttactgtcattttaagTTCAATTGTGCTTTGTTGGTATAGTTATaagtatatttgaaaaaatgtttagtgttaagcaaatatttattaattgttttgtaaaagGTTTACgttctttataaaacacattttggctATTTCGTCTATTCAAAggtaaaagaagaaaaaggcaaaatactgggtaaatgcaaaaaatacaaatgaatgcgTTCGGTATTCAGCCTTTGGTCTTCGGAGCACTCATTCAGTTCGTTCGCCTTCAGCTCTGGCCAAGAACTTTAATtttggtgcatccctaatacAAAATTGACGGAAACAGTCAAATTATGGTTTCAAAACAGGACAAACATCTGATATGCGGAAACAAATTGCGCATTAATGCAAATGCAGTCTATTAAAGCAACCGGTGTCTAAGATCGCATGCGTAATAATCAAATAGCAATAacgcagatttaaaaaaaaaggaaaaaagttatCTGTAAACGATCTTTAAAGCACTTCCAGATACCGAAAGTGCGTTTTCTTTATCACTTTAGTAGCGAAGATGGTACGCAAGAAGAATGGCTCTTACACCAGTTTTTAGTTCATAATTAGGCTGCTTTTTGATAATACATTAACTGAAGACGGCATAAAAGGCCACTTACATCACATGATCTGATTAAAACAACACGAAGCACAACTCAGCATGGCACAGAGATCCTAAACAAGTCCTCACAAAGTGACAAGACAATGCAACATGTCTAAAACAAGGGAATTTCCAGGTCACACCGTGCATGGTCACTAAAGCATATTAATAGTAACTGAACACGTTATCAGTGAATGACATGCTCGCCATCAACATATCGTTCCACCTCTGAGTTTATAGTCTAGGTTTGGGTTCTTTTGTTTAGTTAATGGGTTTTGTTATTAAAGTGCACTTTAAGAACATGGTTCTTACATCCGGTGTTACAGGCCTCTGCTGACGGGGCACACTGTAAGGACTGCTGGATTAGCAACTCTACATTTTAGGCAAATGTAAAGTCTTCTTGAATATAAAACTTGTCTGAAGCGGGATGAAATGCGTTCATGAAGAAGTGATTTTGTGTGGACTTTAGAAACTAAACAACTGCCTGTGTGTCTTGCTTGCTCTTACACGCCAAGCACATAAAGGTGCGTCTTGTGACGTTTTATGAAGAGCATGTGGAGACCAGTGCTGTTTTCCACTTAATAATAGCTTTACTGCCAAATGACATAACAGCAGTTTAACTCTCCGACGCCGTCAGAGAACAGGGACCGGTGCGTGATAGCATTATAACTCAAACACAGGCAGAAGACACGAGGGTTGAAGTCCGAGCGAAATCACACCTTCTTTATGACACCATTTAAGGATTTTTCTGCAGTCATCAAACTTGTGGTTCCGTCACGCCACCACAGAAGAGCCAAACACACAGAGTGAAAACCTGAACACTAAGCACTCATTCAGCATTTCTGGCAGTTCAAATGACACCTTCAAAAATACGCCAGAATTACAAGCCACAAAATACAAGACTGAATTAGGCtatacattttagtctaggactagtcTTAAGCCTTGTGTGTGAAACAGGGGGTAGATTTAGTCAGTCATATATGCTTCTGtagaaatatgaaattaatgtGAGAGGTGTTATACATCTGTcctttgatttaattttcaaaacaatgcatcagtagtttttttttctttttttcatgagactaaaaatgtattttaaatttttttacaaggatgcattaataataaaaaaagaacaacaataaaagataaatgttataaatgtttaaatgttcaaataaatgctgttttttttttttcagccttcCATCATCAAAGGTATATACAACAACAcgaagcagcacaaatgtttttaactcagaaataatcagaaatgtttgagcGGCATATGAGCATGTTTGACTGAATTCAGAAGGATCGAGTGACACTGAAATCTGGAGCAATAATGCTGAAGATTTAGCTTTACCATcatagaaattaatatttacaatttatgcacttttgattaaataaacacagcctcggtgagcagaagagacttcttttaaacacTTCCTGGAAACACTttctgatcccaaacttttgaaaaagtaGGGAAGGatactttggaaatgtaataggttacagattacaagttacattatttgaaatgtattaaggGTAACTACTTCAATTACTTCattaaagtaatgtaactgattacatttgattacttcATGAAAGgtataatgcttttaaatgttaaaccttGTTTAACCAATACAGTATCAACACTGATGACTCTCAGACCTTCGAGATCGTTCTTCACTTGTATTAAGattgcaataaatacattttaaagccaAGTCACAAAACCCCCCCCAGGCTTTACCTTCACAGATTTGGAGATCCGAGgctaaatacatatttaaaatcataagaAGAAATAGCTCAGTTAAGATGCTGTTTTTGGAATCAAATCTTTGCATAGCTACAACAGGAAACACCGGCTTGGAGGAAAACTGTTgatctgaaaaataaagacgTAAACGAAGCCAAATGGGAAATAAATCAGTTATTGAATGAGCATGTGTCTTATTCCGTGTCCTGAACtcttaaaaaacatattttagagcAGTTAGTGCAATTTCTcaatctgtatgtgtgtgaacatttttaatcattaacattttcagcAAGTAACCGTAATTTAACCGCACATCTTTTTTCAGTAATTGCAACTAACTAGCGTTACATTCactttgtaattaaataaagtaattctGTTGCACGTAACCAGTTACTTTCCAACGCAGTAGACGGTTAAAAACTGCTGCCACGGTTTTCTTGTAGAAATGCTAGATTACTGTAAAAGCTAGACTTTAACATTTTCTGGGATCGGTGTAATACGCTGCAGACATTCTTCATTGTCTTTACTGCTGCTAAGGCATTAGTCAATCTAAATCTGTTCCGTTTATTTGATCATGTTACAGCAAGCGATTAAAACTTGAGCCTTCAACTCAAGATCATCTAGCTTCATTACGATCAATGACGCGCATTGCGCCGCTGTTCGTTATGATGAAAGCATGAGACTGAAGAAACTGTGTGGCAATAAGGAGATCATTGTGATATCTGTGTGTCAGTAAACCGTGTTCGGCTTCATTAATGCAACAGGAGTCGTTCTAAATATAACGCCGTAATCGACGCTTCTCACAATCGGTTAATCTTGGCAGCTGTTGCAGTAAAAACACGGTAGACGTTTCCTTCATTTCATATGCAAAGATGTTAGCCAATGATAGCTGATTCCTATCAGAGGGCTGAAATCAGGGcagaaaattattattgatatcCAAATATGACCCACTACGATTATAAAAACACCTTTACTATTGGCCATgacattaaatgaatatattaaaagacGCAAACAATTAATTCGTTCCCTAATTATAGTCTCATTGTTTTAGTTAAACCACATCCACAAATTAACAATTTGTTCCCTAGCTTTATAAATGagcatatttcattttagtcaaATTGTGGCCAAAAATCAACAGCTAATTCATTCCCTTGTTTTgattaaattgaatatatatatgtttaatgtaGCGTTTCCATGCATGTCGGTTGTAAAACCTGTACTTTGGTGGTTAATTGATAACTGGTCACTTACCACagtatatttttgcaaaacagCATCAGTTGAGGTCTAACATAATGAAACCTCATGAAAACAAGCACTTACTGAGATTTCGCTATTCCTGTGACAGAATGTAATTTTACCCATCCTGCTGACAAAGACATCGGCTCTcttttcaagtttatttgtagtGTTAACAATGTGTTGCCAACCCAACAGGTTTTTGTGAAGgtcaaagacacacacacacacacacacacacacacacacacacaaacgcagtGTGCTGGAAAAGCTGGACTGAGGTAAAGAGATAAGCCTACAAGAGACTTCCTGCTGAGggaaaacgagagagagagaaagcgtcTAAAGTATAGTGAGTTCAAGTTGACCGCGCGCCTTAAGATTAAAGTCTATAATATGTGTTCCTTTTCACAAGGAAGAACACGAAAACAAATTCACTCTCACACTGCGTTCAGCTGTTTGATGTCCCACAGTTCCTTCAGCGCTCCAAGAAGagcaccagtgtgtgtgtgtgtgtgtgtgtatactgagCCTTTGACactcttatacacacacacaaagaagcGGAGAACAGTGCGACCACACCAAGTTAAACATTACAGACAGACGC
The genomic region above belongs to Puntigrus tetrazona isolate hp1 chromosome 14, ASM1883169v1, whole genome shotgun sequence and contains:
- the stx3a gene encoding syntaxin-3a isoform X2, which codes for MKDRLEQLKATCDHDDEDVEIAVDNAAFMDEFFSQIEDIRNSIDKIDENVAEVKKLYSVILSAPTSDQKTQDDLESLTNDIKKMANNARNKLKTIERNLETEEVERVSADIRIRKSQHAVLSRKFVDVMTKYNEAQVDFREKSKGRIQRQLEITGKATTDEELEEMLEGGNAAVFTAGIVDSGISKQALSEIEARHKDIVRLESSIKELHDMFVDIAMLVESQGNMVDNIEVNVGKAVDHVEAAKTETKKAVRYRSKARKKMIILGVIGAVVLVIIIIIILTQVL
- the stx3a gene encoding syntaxin-3a isoform X1, which encodes MKDRLEQLKATCDHDDEDVEIAVDNAAFMDEFFSQIEDIRNSIDKIDENVAEVKKLYSVILSAPTSDQKTQDDLESLTNDIKKMANNARNKLKTIERNLETEEVERVSADIRIRKSQHAVLSRKFVDVMTKYNEAQVDFREKSKGRIQRQLEITGKATTDEELEEMLEGGNAAVFTAGIVDSGISKQALSEIEARHKDIVRLESSIKELHDMFVDIAMLVESQGNMVDNIEVNVGKAVDHVEAAKTETKKAVRYRSKARKKTIIIVSVVLTVLAVIALIVGLSVGLR